A stretch of Toxoplasma gondii ME49 chromosome V, whole genome shotgun sequence DNA encodes these proteins:
- a CDS encoding hypothetical protein (encoded by transcript TGME49_213560) — MPSLLLVSHLLQQYEAEVMPPSRKFLFMSLAASVFPFRDSPLSSRERTRRIEERVFSRKRHRLRTHEPYRSCLLRANMEVYSFSEEERNFGGDWEEETPGEVLSGRHAAAASKSLCPSLASHDYAQQFLIVLGLQQKRLEDLQQQRTHLIERIRLNTILRSKEAAAKAESLARLLKRQEVQDKWKNERNDQLRNQALEMLHWPLTVGSRQDENEKRLQQEIMVLRQHILRHAKAPAGLALRHRQSEGESRGSKRSGTSPHCSGELETVENVERRSGCHSPDNPCNPANSVTTFASNRNCKSPVKVGSGSHGKTDEGHGHLLKRFHTRSVTTVAENVNGFSEAAATNFFPSALSASTMGVTCPNEKQVSSNRDEQSCATEDVKGRERFSMREPVRLKLLALQYQQEISCLQRPQRSLASPRMAGMAEASLQSLSCPSLSVSPGDCSSSSSSCQRLIVDTATKTESPVRELRAEQKENSPVTSQKRLEDWNHASRDKDPPAVGERSSLALCSETKSNRESMAAACWEFLPPQSSTQRDGLKCDNTKCTTLSKCSGSRKEDRRSDCVEPQTKLKNPQPSPNKNAITGSDTSWPLPRTPRETSTHDHFRKLASTSDLPIEKPVLAVSSSSLGISAEKRKGTKDSLFEKGTKQCAMSTHRKLDPQIRGTPHNLSHRQQSPARASEEVRASSDSLLDLHANHENSRKSDRISVSETARHDSTNALDSVGRCIASGRSSRADNIRYTLHGDQDEVELLLQGL; from the coding sequence ATGCCCTCCCTCTTACTCGTAAGTCATCTTTTGCAACAGTACGAAGCTGAGGTGATGCCACCAAGTAGAAAGTTCCTTTTCATGAGCTTAGCTGCATCTGTTTTCCCGTTTAGGGACAGTCCTCTAAGCTCTCGTGAGCGGACAAGACGAATTGAAGAACGCGTGTTTTCTCGCAAGCGGCATCGCCTGCGCACCCACGAACCATACCGTTCATGCTTGTTGAGAGCAAACATGGAAGTTTACTCTTTCTCtgaggaagagcgaaactTTGGCGGTGActgggaagaggagacaccaggAGAGGTTTTATCCGGTAGGCATGCCGCGGCAGCCTCAAAATCACTGTGCCCATCCTTGGCTTCGCATGACTACGCCCAGCAGTTTCTGATTGTTTTGGGCTTGCAACAGAAGCGTCTCGAAGATCTCCAGCAGCAGAGAACCCATTTGATTGAGAGAATTCGTCTCAATACAATATTACGGTCCAAGGAGGCTGCCGCAAAAGCCGAGTCTCTGGCGCGCCTGCTGAAAAGACAGGAGGTCCAAGATAAGTGGAAAAACGAACGAAATGATCAGTTGCGAAACCAAGCCCTGGAGATGTTGCATTGGCCGCTCACGGTAGGCAGCCGCCAGGAtgaaaacgaaaagcgaCTGCAGCAGGAAATAATGGTGTTGCGGCAGCACATCCTCCGACATGCGAAAGCGCCAGCAGGTCTAGCGCTGCGACATCGCCAAAGCGAAGGTGAATCTCGTGGAAGCAAAAGGTCCGGGACGAGTCCGCATTGCTCTGGAGAGCTAGAAACGGTGGAAAATGTGGAACGACGGAGTGGCTGCCATTCGCCAGACAACCCGTGCAATCCCGCAAACAGCGTAACCACCTTTGCTTCGAATCGTAATTGTAAGTCGCCTGTGAAGGTGGGATCCGGCTCTCATGGAAAAACCGATGAAGGGCACGGTCACTTGTTGAAGAGGTTCCATACTCGCTCTGTGACTACCGTAGCAGAAAATGTAAATGGTTTCAGTGAGGCCGCAGCGACAAACTTTTTCCCTTCTGCGTTGTCCGCCTCTACCATGGGCGTCACATGTCCAAATGAAAAACAAGTTTCATCGAATAGAGATGAACAGTCTTGCGCTACTGAGGATGTGAAAGGGCGAGAGAGATTCTCCATGCGAGAGCCTGTGCGCCTGAAACTCCTCGCGCTTCAGTATCAGCAAGAGATTTCCTGTTTGCAAAGACCGCAAAGAAGCTTGGCGTCGCCAAGAATGGCGGGAATGGCGGAAGCATCGCTGCAGTCACTGTCATGCCCTTCATTGAGCGTGTCCCCTGGCGACTGCAGTAGCAGCTCCTCATCTTGTCAGCGTTTAATCGTCGACACGGCTACTAAAACGGAGTCGCCTGTTCGCGAACTCCGagcagaacagaaagaaaattCTCCTGTGACATCCCAGAAAAGACTGGAGGATTGGAACCATGCGAGTAGAGATAAGGACCCTCCAGCAGTCGGAGAACGAAGCTCCCTTGCTTTGTGTTCGGAAACAAAAAGTAATCGTGAAAGTATGGCAGCTGCCTGCTGGGAGTTCCTGCCTCCTCAATCCTCGACTCAACGTGACGGCTTGAAGTGCGATAACACTAAATGCACGACACTTTCAAAGTGCAGCGGGTCCCGTAAAGAAGATCGGCGTTCGGACTGTGTAGAACCGCAAACAAAGTTGAAGAATCCTCAGCCTTCGCCAAACAAAAATGCAATTACTGGAAGCGACACGAGCTGGCCACTCCCTCGTACTCCTAGGGAAACAAGTACGCATGATCACTTCCGAAAGCTGGCATCTACATCTGATTTGCCAATCGAAAAGCCTGTCCTAGCTGTTTCATCATCTTCGCTAGGCATTTcagctgaaaaaagaaaagggacAAAGGATTCCCTGTTCGAAAAGGGGACCAAACAGTGCGCAATGTCCACACACAGAAAATTAGATCCACAAATACGCGGCACGCCACACAACCTGAGCCATCGACAACAGTCACCAGCACGGGCTAGCGAAGAGGTGCGCGCTTCATCTGACTCGCTCCTGGACTTGCATGCCAATCACGAAAATAGTAGAAAAAGTGATcgcatctctgtctctgagaCTGCGAGACATGATTCCACTAATGCTCTTGACAGTGTGGGTCGCTGTATCGCTAGCGGCCGGAGCAGTCGTGCCGACAATATTCGCTACACCCTCCATGGAGATCAAGACGAAGTGGAGTTGCTCCTGCAAGGTCTGTGA
- a CDS encoding hypothetical protein (encoded by transcript TGME49_213570~Predicted trans-membrane domain (TMHMM2.0):124-144:175-198:223-246:260-283), which yields MATGAAPAPTEGHVRVSLPASSLSQSALLSGMPLLYHQSSLSTLLLATSRSSEGFSFSVPTQLLLPDGGIALGLPPSSLLPSPAGTSESNTPSEEDRVNRLRQGPVSVFASESPEKKVRSQRSRLLLLLATLLTLELLSIFAVLQGKDEYPIFPEGLRMRLHVFGDVRASPFRYSFYIVLLVFCLFLPVAVAGAVIFNRRQMCAIAERDANPLGGGTAQAFPSVLPSVVISACVVVLTGICIFAGLFVLETYLDLLVVALSLMLRVVLNRLNYLCLAPHIFLVKANNSMP from the exons ATGGCGACGGGTGCTGCCCCAGCTCCCACTGAGGGGCATGTTCGCGTTTCACTGCcggcgtcgtctctctcccagTCGGCTCTCCTCTCGGGAATGCCACTGTTGTATCACCAGTCGTCGCTGTCCACTCTCTTGCTCGCGACTTCTCGGTCTTCAGAGggtttttccttctcagtGCCCACACAGCTCCTCCTTCCCGATGGTGGCATCGCTCTCGGTTTGCCGCCGTCCTCGTTGCTGCCCTCTCCGGCAGGGACCAGCGAAAGCAACACCCCCAGTGAGGAAGACCGTGTGAATCGCCTTCGGCAAGGACCGGTTTCCGTGTTTGCCTCCGAATCTCCGG aaAAGAAGGTTAGGAGCCAGAGGTCTCGTCTCTTGCTCCTTTTGGCGACTCTGCTAACTCTCGAGTTGTTGAGTATCTTCGCCGTTTTACAAG GAAAGGACGAGTATCCTATTTTCCCAGAGGGTTTGCGCATGCGCCTGCACGTTTTCGGAGACGTTCGCGCTTCGCCGTTCCGCTATTCGTTCTACATCGTCTTGCtggtcttctgtctctttttgccCGTCGCGGTGGCCGGGGCAGTAATTTTCAATCGCCGACAGATGTGCGCCATTgcggagagagatgcaaatCCACTGGGAGGCGGCACTGCCCAagcttttccttctgtgttGCCCTCGGTGGTgatttctgcatgcgtggttGTGCTCACGGGGATTTGCATTTTCGCAGGTCTGTTTGTACTCGAGACGTACTTGGATCTTCTTGTTGTTGCTCTTTCTCTAATGTTGCGTGTGGTTCTCAATCGCCTGAACTACCTGTGCCTTGCTCCTCATATCTTTCTTGTTAAGGCGAACAACAGTATGCCATAA
- a CDS encoding hypothetical protein (encoded by transcript TGME49_213580) — MAHGASRYKKARAKMRWKSRRGHGPRQIAVEEEEDEEIAEKEKKDETKVPINDVHAGCTDRSCAHLWYQCCTSCLSEACRFLGIQICFGGCVHTCVACPVFCSHNFDVKCPAHV; from the exons ATGGCGCACGGCGCGAGCAGATATAAGAAGGCTAGGGCGAAGATGAGGTGGAAG AGTCGTCGTGGCCATGGCCCGCGTCAAATCGCCG tggaagaagaagaggacgaggagattgcagagaaagagaagaaagatgagACAAAGGTCCCGATAAATGATGTCCACGCTGGGTGCACGGATCGCTCTTGTGCTCACTTGTGGTATCAGTGTTGCACCAGTTGTTTGTCAGAAGCGTGTCGCTTTCTTGGCATTCAGATCTGTTTTGGAGGGTGTGTGCACACGTGTGTAGCATGTCCAGTTTTCTGTTCACACAATTTTGATGTGAAGTGCCCTGCACATGTTTAA